A region of Parabacteroides pacaensis DNA encodes the following proteins:
- a CDS encoding 6-bladed beta-propeller, which yields MKKELIITAMCAFSILFFSCKENAQKTEIDSKDVKTIAVSSIKESFQDTAYFKDPQIVVLETIDESLIANINRIFMDDNILFIYGWKLQEILMFDINGKYLNKIDRKGEGPGEYVQITDFTIDPVKKQIIVLCSIPEKRMYFTYEGTFIKEESNQNFYSRLTMDNNYIYFENVVLENPNDQLHILDTKTGKKYEGLKPLNIKNYYYANGNSLSRGKNILYTRRYDNSIYELKSGEIIKKYQVDFKEHSFPDQFITEKDAVVIAEECLTHEYIFSMSNVVNNDSYMMFYTNPAIIFLYDKKNDVLTGYKQILNSKLGPFIKSSFTFYFPVENTNKIVCYINDPSFIKHITKQIVDNPDKKIKKIKNSHPKLIEEIINLGNKITDDSNPVLFIYEFKD from the coding sequence ATGAAAAAAGAACTTATAATTACAGCTATGTGCGCATTTTCTATCTTATTCTTCAGTTGTAAAGAAAATGCTCAAAAAACAGAGATAGATTCTAAGGACGTTAAAACTATTGCCGTTTCATCCATAAAAGAATCCTTCCAGGATACAGCTTATTTCAAAGATCCGCAAATAGTAGTGCTGGAAACTATCGATGAATCGCTTATAGCAAATATAAATAGAATATTCATGGATGATAACATACTGTTTATTTATGGCTGGAAGTTGCAAGAAATACTGATGTTTGATATAAACGGAAAATATCTCAATAAAATAGATAGGAAAGGAGAAGGCCCTGGAGAATATGTTCAAATTACTGATTTTACTATTGATCCTGTAAAAAAGCAAATTATAGTTTTGTGTTCTATTCCTGAAAAACGAATGTATTTTACTTATGAAGGTACATTTATTAAGGAGGAAAGTAATCAAAACTTCTATTCACGACTAACAATGGATAACAATTATATCTATTTTGAAAACGTAGTATTAGAAAATCCTAACGATCAACTTCATATTTTAGATACAAAAACAGGAAAAAAATATGAAGGGCTTAAACCGTTAAATATAAAAAATTACTATTATGCAAATGGTAATTCACTTAGTCGAGGAAAAAATATTTTATACACACGGCGCTATGATAATTCCATATACGAATTGAAAAGTGGAGAAATTATAAAAAAATATCAGGTAGATTTTAAGGAACATTCATTTCCAGATCAATTTATAACTGAAAAAGATGCAGTAGTGATAGCAGAGGAATGTCTTACACACGAATACATATTTTCCATGTCTAATGTTGTCAACAATGATAGTTATATGATGTTTTACACCAATCCAGCAATCATTTTTCTATATGATAAAAAAAATGATGTATTGACTGGTTATAAACAAATACTTAATTCCAAATTAGGTCCTTTTATTAAATCCTCATTCACTTTCTATTTTCCGGTTGAAAATACAAATAAAATTGTTTGTTACATTAATGATCCTTCATTTATTAAACATATAACAAAGCAAATAGTCGACAATCCTGACAAAAAAATAAAAAAAATAAAGAATAGTCATCCAAAATTGATAGAAGAAATAATTAATCTTGGAAACAAAATAACAGATGATAGCAACCCGGTTTTATTCATTTATGAATTTAAAGATTAA